From Scomber scombrus chromosome 9, fScoSco1.1, whole genome shotgun sequence, one genomic window encodes:
- the selenot2 gene encoding selenoprotein T2, whose protein sequence is MAEYSQTGLLAALLLFTSLTLRDLSRTGTEPVHTGNVLRFQYCISUGYSKVYQEYSRAISQLYPDIRIEGENYPPAPFNRCLGSLMSYLKVVSILLIVSGQNVFAALGVDTPRAWTWSQDNKIFSCLMAFFFCNMLETHFLSTGAFEVTLNDVPVWSKLQAGYVPNLQEIFQILNNHLKINQEPTSFP, encoded by the exons ATGGCGGAGTACAGCCAGACCGGTCTGCTGGCGGCTCTGCTGCTCTTTACTTCTCTCACGCTGCGGGACCTCAGCAGAACCGGGACCGAGCCCGTTCACACCGGCAACGTGCTCCGGTTCCAGTACTG tatctCCTGAGGGTACAGTAAGGTGTATCAGGAGTATTCTCGTGCCATCAGTCAGCTGTATCCAGACATCCGCATCGAGGGAGAGAACTACCCCCCCGCCCCTTTCAACAG gtGTTTGGGCAGCCTGATGTCGTACCTGAAAGTCGTCTCCATCTTGCTGATCGTCAGCGGTCAGAACGTGTTCGCCGCGCTCGGCGTCGACACGCCTCGAGCCTGGACCTGGAGTCAGGACAACAAG atCTTCTCCTGTCTGATGGCCTTCTTCTTCTGCAACATGCTGGAGACGCACTTCCTGTCCACCGGAGCCTTCGAGGTCACGCTGAACG ACGTGCCGGTCTGGTCCAAGCTGCAGGCGGGTTACGTACCGAACCTGCAGGAGATCTTCCAGATCCTCAACAATCACCTGAAGATCAACCAGGAACCAACCAGCTTCCCCTAG
- the sqstm1 gene encoding sequestosome-1 isoform X2 translates to MAVTVKAYLLGKDEVVKEIRRFAVDQDVSSSFEYLSKKTLSVFSNLQTCTMFYRDEDGDLVAFSSDDELMMGLTCMKDDTFRLFIKERKEHRRDFPLHAFPPFSFTPPPPPGAPHAPPPHLAPPPTLHPNVTCDGCEGAVVGTRFKCSVCPDYDLCSSCQAKGTHTEHALLPIWHPLQWFPRGKWMKRMRHCMWNQNQNQAQNQDQAQNQDQAQDQDQERPTAASQANVDFLKNIGEGVAAMLSPLGIDVDIDVEHEGQRTKVTPPPQSEGPESAMETGGATREDGASREGGAKCEGGAKCEGGAKCEGGANEGAKVSRDSDEEWTHLSSKEVDPSTGELQSLLNQDRDLNQDRDLNQDPPDQQGPPDQQGPPDQQGPSGQQGPSGLREAALYPHLPQEADPQLVESLSHMLSMGFTDEGGWLTRLLQAKNFDIGAALDAIQYAKQPRPHLP, encoded by the exons ATGGCGGTCACGGTGAAAGCCTACCTGCTGGGTAAAGATGAAGTAGTGAAGGAGATCCGCAGGTTCGCGGTGGATCAAGATGTTTCCTCCAGCTTTGAATATCTGAGCAAGAAAACTTTATCAGTGTTCAGCAACCTGCAGACCTGCACCATGTTCTACAGAG ATGAAGATGGGGACCTGGTGGCCTTCTCCTCTGATGATGAGCTGATGATGGGTCTGACTTGTATGAAAGACGATACGTTCCGCCTCTTCATCAAAG AGAGGAAGGAGCACCGTCGGGACTTTCCTCTTCACGCCTTTCCCCCCTTctccttcacccccccccctccccctggAGCTCCTCATGCCCCGCCCCCTCACCTAGCCCCGCCCCCCACCCTCCATCCCAACGTGACCTGTGACGGCTGCGAGGGCGCCGTGGTGGGGACCCGCTTCAAATGTTCAGTGTGTCCTGACTACGACCTTTGCTCCTCCTGCCAGGCCAAGGGGACGCACACTGAGCACGCTCTGTTGCCCATCTGGCACCCGCTGCAG TGGTTTCCTCGGGGGaaatggatgaagaggatgagaCACTGCATGtggaaccagaaccagaaccaggctcagaACCAGGACCAGGCTCAGAACCAGGACCAGGctcaggaccaggaccaggagcGGCCCACTGCTG CCTCCCAGGCCAATGTGGACTTCCTGAAGAACATCGGCGAGGGCGTGGCGGCCATGTTGAGCCCGCTGG GTATCGACGTGGACATCGATGTGGAGCACGAAGGTCAGAGAACCAAGGTGACCCCCCCACCTCAGAGCGAGGGGCCCGAGAGTGCCATGGAAACGGGGGGAGCCACTCGTGAGGATGGGGCCAGCCGTGAGGGCGGCGCCAAATGTGAGGGCGGGGCCAAATGTGAGGGCGGGGCCAAATGTGAGGGCGGGGCCAATGAGGGGGCAAAG GTGAGCAGAGACTCTGATGAGGAGTGGACTCACCTGAGCTCCAAAGAGGTGGACCCGTCTACAGGAGAGCTGCAGTCCCTGCTGAACCAGGACCGGGACCTGAACCAAGACCGGGACCTGAACCAAGACCCTCCAGACCAGCAGGGTCCTCCAGACCAGCAGGGTCCTCCAGACCAGCAGGGTCCTTCAGGCCAGCAGGGTCCTTCAGGCCTAAGAGAGGCGGCTCTGTATCCTCACCTGCCTCAAG AGGCCGACCCCCAGCTGGTGGAGTCCCTGTCCCACATGCTGTCCATGGGCTTCACAGATGAAGGCGGTTGGCTGACTCGACTCCTTCAGGCCAAAAACTTTGACATCGGCGCCGCGCTCGACGCCATCCAGTACGCCAAGCAGCCCCGCCCACACCtgccctga
- the mrnip gene encoding MRN complex-interacting protein yields the protein MSQQFHVLRCVTCQSFQVQQVKKVNRWSCKLCGEKQSLLKEFGRGSGADCRRHVQKLNAMRGAVMEEQEHDTWSLWNMSEQEPEEPSDAQVSHTQASQAQVSHTQVSQAQVSHAQVSHTQASQAQVSHTQVSHTQVSHAQVSRWSKYLDTPEETEPEENVLTDRQQLQGNPRKRMRTDGSSSPEQASCWRRAASLSADCQERKGEESTVSGRSYISRKAPPRDKPRPQLPVSSMFESGNDFTCEEF from the exons ATGAGTCAGCAGTTCCACGTGCTCAGGTGTGTCACGTGTCAGAGCTTCCAGGTCCAACAG GTAAAGAAGGTGAACAGGTGGAGCTGTAAGCTGTGTGGAGAGAAGCAGTCGCTGCTGAAG GAGTTTGGGCGGGGCTCCGGGGCCGACTGCAGACGTCATGTTCAGAAACTAAATGCCATGAGAGGAGCcgtgatggaggagcaggagcatgACACCTGGTCGCTATG gaacATGTCAGAGCAGGAACCTGAGGAGCCAAGTGACGCCCAGGTGAGCCACACCCAGGCGAGCCAAGCCCAGGTGAGCCACACCCAGGTGAGCCAAGCCCAGGTGAGCCACGCCCAGGTGAGCCACACCCAGGCGAGCCAAGCCCAGGTGAGCCACACCCAGGTGAGCCACACCCAGGTGAGCCACGCCCAGGTGAGCCGCTGGAGCAAATACCTGGACACTCCTGAGGAGACAGAGCCAGAGGAGAATGTGTTGACGGACAGGCAGCAGCTCCAAGGCAACCCCAG gaagaggatgaggacagACGGTAGTTCGTCACCTGAACAG gcgTCTTGCTGGAGGCGAGCTGCGTCCCTCAGTGCTGACTGTCaggagaggaagggggaggagtCTACAGTCAGTGGGCGGAGCTACATCAGCAGAAAGGCCCCGCCTCGGGATAAGCCCCGCCCCCAGCTTCCTGTATCATCCATGTTTGAGAGCGGCAACGATTTCACCTGCGAAGAGTTTTAA
- the rnf4 gene encoding RING finger protein 4 isoform X2 produces the protein MNASQRKRRTTGSPPGSRSKSRAASRNANASRESDVDQNQNQNQDQNQEQEQTETISVLDQSVEDVVDLTCEEAAVVDLTHSDSVLLVEEGPQNRRTATGESYVVSSDEDEATPPTLNATTLSSIQANSATRLTSGVISCPICMDSYSEIVESGRLVVSSKCGHVFCSQCLRDALKSSHTCPTCRKKLTSRQYHPLYI, from the exons ATGAACGCG tctcagaggaagaggaggacaacaggaagtccTCCAGGATCCAGGTCTAAGAGCCGAGCAGCTAGCAGGAATGCTAATGCTAGTAGAGAGTCTGATGtggaccagaaccagaaccagaaccaggaccAGAACCAGGAGCAGGAGCAGACAGAGACCATCAGCGTGCTGGACCAGA GTGTGGAGGACGTGGTGGATCTGACCTGTGAGGAAGCTGCTGTTGTTGACCTGACGCACAGCGACTCAGTGCTg CTGGTGGAAGAAG GTCCTCAGAACAGGAGAACCGCCACAGGTGAGAGTTACGTTGTCAgcagtgatgaagatgaagccACGCCCCCTACCCTCAACGCCACCACGTTGTCTTCTATACAGGCCAACAGTGCTACCAG GTTGACTTCAGGAGTGATTAGCTGTCCCATCTGTATGGACTCGTATTCTGAG ATAGTCGAGAGCGGCCGATTGGTGGTTTCCAGTAAATGTGGACACGTGTTCTGCAGCCAGTGTCTGAGAGACGCTCTGAAGTCATCTCACACCTGTCCTACCTGCAGGAAGAAGCTGACCTCCAGACAGTACCACCCCCTCTACatctga
- the sqstm1 gene encoding sequestosome-1 isoform X1 — protein sequence MAVTVKAYLLGKDEVVKEIRRFAVDQDVSSSFEYLSKKTLSVFSNLQTCTMFYRDEDGDLVAFSSDDELMMGLTCMKDDTFRLFIKERKEHRRDFPLHAFPPFSFTPPPPPGAPHAPPPHLAPPPTLHPNVTCDGCEGAVVGTRFKCSVCPDYDLCSSCQAKGTHTEHALLPIWHPLQQWFPRGKWMKRMRHCMWNQNQNQAQNQDQAQNQDQAQDQDQERPTAASQANVDFLKNIGEGVAAMLSPLGIDVDIDVEHEGQRTKVTPPPQSEGPESAMETGGATREDGASREGGAKCEGGAKCEGGAKCEGGANEGAKVSRDSDEEWTHLSSKEVDPSTGELQSLLNQDRDLNQDRDLNQDPPDQQGPPDQQGPPDQQGPSGQQGPSGLREAALYPHLPQEADPQLVESLSHMLSMGFTDEGGWLTRLLQAKNFDIGAALDAIQYAKQPRPHLP from the exons ATGGCGGTCACGGTGAAAGCCTACCTGCTGGGTAAAGATGAAGTAGTGAAGGAGATCCGCAGGTTCGCGGTGGATCAAGATGTTTCCTCCAGCTTTGAATATCTGAGCAAGAAAACTTTATCAGTGTTCAGCAACCTGCAGACCTGCACCATGTTCTACAGAG ATGAAGATGGGGACCTGGTGGCCTTCTCCTCTGATGATGAGCTGATGATGGGTCTGACTTGTATGAAAGACGATACGTTCCGCCTCTTCATCAAAG AGAGGAAGGAGCACCGTCGGGACTTTCCTCTTCACGCCTTTCCCCCCTTctccttcacccccccccctccccctggAGCTCCTCATGCCCCGCCCCCTCACCTAGCCCCGCCCCCCACCCTCCATCCCAACGTGACCTGTGACGGCTGCGAGGGCGCCGTGGTGGGGACCCGCTTCAAATGTTCAGTGTGTCCTGACTACGACCTTTGCTCCTCCTGCCAGGCCAAGGGGACGCACACTGAGCACGCTCTGTTGCCCATCTGGCACCCGCTGCAG CAGTGGTTTCCTCGGGGGaaatggatgaagaggatgagaCACTGCATGtggaaccagaaccagaaccaggctcagaACCAGGACCAGGCTCAGAACCAGGACCAGGctcaggaccaggaccaggagcGGCCCACTGCTG CCTCCCAGGCCAATGTGGACTTCCTGAAGAACATCGGCGAGGGCGTGGCGGCCATGTTGAGCCCGCTGG GTATCGACGTGGACATCGATGTGGAGCACGAAGGTCAGAGAACCAAGGTGACCCCCCCACCTCAGAGCGAGGGGCCCGAGAGTGCCATGGAAACGGGGGGAGCCACTCGTGAGGATGGGGCCAGCCGTGAGGGCGGCGCCAAATGTGAGGGCGGGGCCAAATGTGAGGGCGGGGCCAAATGTGAGGGCGGGGCCAATGAGGGGGCAAAG GTGAGCAGAGACTCTGATGAGGAGTGGACTCACCTGAGCTCCAAAGAGGTGGACCCGTCTACAGGAGAGCTGCAGTCCCTGCTGAACCAGGACCGGGACCTGAACCAAGACCGGGACCTGAACCAAGACCCTCCAGACCAGCAGGGTCCTCCAGACCAGCAGGGTCCTCCAGACCAGCAGGGTCCTTCAGGCCAGCAGGGTCCTTCAGGCCTAAGAGAGGCGGCTCTGTATCCTCACCTGCCTCAAG AGGCCGACCCCCAGCTGGTGGAGTCCCTGTCCCACATGCTGTCCATGGGCTTCACAGATGAAGGCGGTTGGCTGACTCGACTCCTTCAGGCCAAAAACTTTGACATCGGCGCCGCGCTCGACGCCATCCAGTACGCCAAGCAGCCCCGCCCACACCtgccctga
- the rnf4 gene encoding RING finger protein 4 isoform X1, producing the protein MMLTCSCVSASGLTSDMNASQRKRRTTGSPPGSRSKSRAASRNANASRESDVDQNQNQNQDQNQEQEQTETISVLDQSVEDVVDLTCEEAAVVDLTHSDSVLLVEEGPQNRRTATGESYVVSSDEDEATPPTLNATTLSSIQANSATRLTSGVISCPICMDSYSEIVESGRLVVSSKCGHVFCSQCLRDALKSSHTCPTCRKKLTSRQYHPLYI; encoded by the exons ATGATGCTAACATGTTCCTGTGTTTCAGCTTCCGGTCTGACGTCAGACATGAACGCG tctcagaggaagaggaggacaacaggaagtccTCCAGGATCCAGGTCTAAGAGCCGAGCAGCTAGCAGGAATGCTAATGCTAGTAGAGAGTCTGATGtggaccagaaccagaaccagaaccaggaccAGAACCAGGAGCAGGAGCAGACAGAGACCATCAGCGTGCTGGACCAGA GTGTGGAGGACGTGGTGGATCTGACCTGTGAGGAAGCTGCTGTTGTTGACCTGACGCACAGCGACTCAGTGCTg CTGGTGGAAGAAG GTCCTCAGAACAGGAGAACCGCCACAGGTGAGAGTTACGTTGTCAgcagtgatgaagatgaagccACGCCCCCTACCCTCAACGCCACCACGTTGTCTTCTATACAGGCCAACAGTGCTACCAG GTTGACTTCAGGAGTGATTAGCTGTCCCATCTGTATGGACTCGTATTCTGAG ATAGTCGAGAGCGGCCGATTGGTGGTTTCCAGTAAATGTGGACACGTGTTCTGCAGCCAGTGTCTGAGAGACGCTCTGAAGTCATCTCACACCTGTCCTACCTGCAGGAAGAAGCTGACCTCCAGACAGTACCACCCCCTCTACatctga